From a region of the Georgenia yuyongxinii genome:
- the coaA gene encoding type I pantothenate kinase codes for MPAHPRAAVAASPFVEFDRDSWSRLASSTPLPLTDADVVNLRGLGDPLDLAEVDVVYRPLSGLLQLYAAATRALHQATSTFLGERATRTPYVIGVAGSVAVGKSSTARLLRELLRRWPQTPKVELITTDGFLYPNAELERRGLLERKGFPESYDRRALLRFVAEVKAGAAEVAAPLYDHVTYDIVEDRQQVVHRPDVLIVEGLNVLQPARATATGRSSLAVSDFFDFSIYVDARTADVNRWYVDRFLKLRRTAFSQPDSYFRKYADLDDDDAVAKAQSIWDAINAPNLANNILPTRGRATLVLTKSSDHSMHRMRLRKL; via the coding sequence GTGCCCGCCCACCCACGCGCCGCCGTCGCCGCCTCCCCGTTCGTCGAGTTCGACCGGGACTCCTGGAGCCGGCTGGCCTCGTCCACCCCGCTGCCGCTGACGGATGCGGACGTGGTGAACCTGCGCGGGCTGGGCGACCCGCTCGACCTGGCCGAGGTGGACGTGGTCTACCGCCCGCTGTCCGGGCTGCTGCAGCTCTACGCCGCCGCCACGCGGGCGCTGCACCAGGCGACGTCGACGTTCCTCGGCGAGCGGGCCACCCGCACGCCCTACGTCATCGGGGTGGCCGGCTCGGTGGCGGTCGGGAAGTCCTCGACCGCGCGGCTGCTCAGGGAGCTGCTGCGTCGCTGGCCGCAGACCCCGAAGGTGGAGCTCATCACCACCGACGGGTTCCTCTACCCCAACGCCGAGCTGGAGCGGCGCGGGCTGCTCGAGCGCAAGGGCTTTCCCGAGTCCTACGACCGGCGGGCGCTGCTGCGGTTCGTCGCGGAGGTCAAGGCCGGGGCGGCGGAGGTCGCGGCGCCGCTGTACGACCACGTCACCTACGACATCGTCGAGGACCGTCAGCAGGTGGTGCACCGCCCGGACGTGCTCATCGTCGAGGGGCTCAACGTGCTCCAGCCGGCGCGGGCGACGGCGACCGGCCGGTCGTCGCTGGCGGTGAGCGACTTCTTCGACTTCTCGATCTACGTCGACGCCCGGACCGCGGACGTCAACCGCTGGTACGTCGACCGGTTCCTCAAGCTGCGGCGGACGGCGTTCTCGCAGCCGGACTCCTACTTCCGCAAGTACGCCGACCTCGACGACGACGACGCCGTCGCCAAGGCGCAGTCCATCTGGGACGCGATCAACGCGCCGAACCTGGCCAACAACATCCTGCCCACGCGGGGCCGGGCGACGCTGGTGCTGACGAAGTCGTCGGACCACAGCATGCACCGGATGCGGCTGCGCAAGCTCTGA
- a CDS encoding DedA family protein gives MTEAMLAVEEVVLGLAGSPWILLAVVVLATIDGFFPPVPSESVIIAVAVLTVAGGGPSLWFLILAGAVGAFCGDLIAYTIGTKVPIDRLRIFASPRGQSMLRWAKRALARRGTVFILSARFVPIGRVAVNMTAGAVGFPRRRFVIIVAIAAVVWASYSTLLGMSAGVFLHDHPLVAVAIGVAGGVFIGFGVDMLLGLVQRRWFPSLPTPEELLEDEATTPGPDGGTRRTEQRPSPHAPGTPPRIEPRAEDGWELRGDGGEPAPAPGA, from the coding sequence GTGACCGAGGCCATGCTCGCCGTCGAGGAGGTCGTCCTCGGCCTCGCCGGCTCGCCCTGGATCCTCCTCGCGGTCGTCGTCCTGGCCACCATCGACGGGTTCTTCCCGCCGGTGCCGAGCGAGTCGGTCATCATCGCCGTCGCCGTGCTCACCGTCGCCGGCGGCGGGCCGAGCCTGTGGTTCCTGATCCTCGCCGGGGCCGTCGGGGCGTTCTGCGGCGACCTGATCGCGTACACCATCGGTACGAAGGTGCCGATCGACCGGCTCCGGATCTTCGCCTCGCCTCGCGGGCAGTCCATGCTGCGCTGGGCCAAGCGGGCACTTGCGCGGCGCGGCACGGTGTTCATCCTCTCGGCGCGCTTCGTCCCGATCGGCCGGGTCGCCGTGAACATGACCGCGGGCGCGGTCGGCTTCCCCCGCCGCCGCTTCGTGATCATCGTGGCCATCGCCGCCGTCGTCTGGGCGTCCTACTCGACCCTGCTCGGCATGAGCGCCGGGGTGTTCCTGCACGACCATCCCCTCGTGGCGGTGGCCATCGGGGTGGCCGGCGGGGTGTTCATCGGGTTCGGCGTCGACATGCTTCTCGGCCTGGTGCAGCGCCGCTGGTTCCCGTCGTTGCCCACACCGGAGGAGCTGCTCGAGGACGAGGCCACCACGCCAGGGCCGGACGGCGGGACGCGCCGCACCGAGCAGCGTCCCTCCCCGCACGCCCCTGGCACGCCCCCGCGGATCGAGCCCCGGGCAGAGGACGGCTGGGAGCTGCGCGGCGACGGCGGTGAGCCGGCTCCAGCACCCGGCGCCTGA
- the glmM gene encoding phosphoglucosamine mutase has translation MARLFGTDGVRGLANRDVSAELALNLGAAAARVLTTSGEITGRRPRAVIGRDTRISGEFLSSAVAAGLASAGVDVTQVGVLPTPGVAHLTASTDVDLGVVISASHNPMPDNGIKFFARGGFKLEDAIEDEIESRMATEWERPVGGDVGRITVESALADRNYIDHLVAAAGTHLKGVRIAIDCANGAASDIAPLALREAGADVVVVNASPDGRNINKDCGSTHPEQLQAVTVASGAAFGVAYDGDADRCLAVDHTGRLVDGDQIMGVLATAMKEAGTLAGDTLVVTVMSNLGLLLAMKAAGIATVQAGVGDRYVLEAMRAGGHTLGGEQSGHIINAEHATTGDGILTSLLLAARVVETGRTLADLASVVTRLPQVLVNVPGVDKARASEDAGLTAAVAAVEAELGETGRVLLRPSGTEPLVRVMVEAATQEEADAAAHRLAGVVRERLSL, from the coding sequence ATGGCACGGCTCTTCGGCACCGACGGCGTGCGTGGGCTCGCCAACCGCGACGTCAGCGCCGAGCTGGCCCTGAACCTGGGCGCCGCCGCCGCCAGGGTGCTGACCACCTCCGGTGAGATCACCGGGCGCCGGCCCCGCGCCGTCATCGGCCGCGACACCCGGATCTCTGGGGAGTTCCTCTCCTCCGCCGTCGCCGCCGGGCTGGCGAGCGCCGGCGTGGACGTCACCCAGGTCGGCGTGCTCCCGACCCCGGGCGTCGCCCACCTGACCGCGAGTACCGACGTCGACCTCGGTGTGGTCATCTCCGCCTCGCACAACCCCATGCCGGACAACGGCATCAAGTTCTTCGCGCGTGGCGGTTTCAAGCTCGAGGACGCCATCGAGGACGAGATCGAGTCCCGCATGGCGACCGAGTGGGAGCGGCCGGTCGGCGGCGATGTCGGCCGCATCACCGTGGAGTCCGCCCTGGCCGACCGCAACTACATCGACCACCTGGTCGCCGCCGCCGGGACCCACCTGAAGGGCGTGCGCATCGCCATCGACTGTGCCAACGGCGCGGCCAGCGACATCGCCCCGCTCGCCCTGCGGGAGGCGGGCGCGGACGTGGTGGTCGTCAACGCCTCGCCCGACGGGCGCAACATCAACAAGGACTGCGGCTCCACCCACCCCGAGCAGCTCCAGGCGGTCACGGTGGCGTCCGGGGCCGCGTTCGGGGTGGCCTACGACGGCGACGCCGACCGGTGCCTCGCCGTCGACCACACCGGGCGCCTGGTCGACGGCGACCAGATCATGGGGGTGCTGGCCACCGCGATGAAGGAGGCCGGCACGCTCGCCGGGGACACGCTCGTGGTGACCGTCATGAGCAACCTCGGCCTGCTGCTCGCCATGAAGGCGGCCGGTATCGCCACGGTGCAGGCCGGGGTGGGGGACCGGTACGTGCTCGAGGCCATGCGCGCGGGCGGCCACACCCTCGGCGGTGAGCAGTCCGGGCACATCATCAACGCCGAGCACGCCACCACCGGGGACGGCATCCTGACGTCCCTGCTCCTGGCGGCCCGCGTGGTCGAGACCGGCCGGACGCTCGCCGACCTCGCGTCGGTCGTCACCCGGCTGCCGCAGGTCCTGGTCAACGTGCCGGGGGTGGACAAGGCCCGGGCGAGCGAGGACGCCGGCCTGACCGCCGCCGTCGCCGCCGTCGAGGCCGAGCTCGGCGAGACCGGCCGGGTGCTGCTGCGCCCCTCCGGCACCGAGCCGCTGGTCCGGGTGATGGTCGAGGCGGCCACCCAGGAGGAGGCCGACGCCGCAGCGCACCGGCTCGCGGGCGTGGTACGCGAGCGCCTCTCCCTCTGA
- the rpsI gene encoding 30S ribosomal protein S9, with translation MAETTSDIELGDENAPSTYTTESSAPAGGLGQSLTAPGQALGRRKEAVARVRLVPGTGQWKVNGRTLEDYFPNKLHQQLVRSPFTLLDIDGRFDVIARIHGGGTSGQAGALRMGISRALNEIDRDSNRPALKKAGFLTRDDRSVERKKAGLKKARKAPQYSKR, from the coding sequence GTGGCTGAGACCACTTCGGACATCGAGCTGGGCGACGAGAACGCCCCCAGCACCTACACCACCGAGAGCTCTGCTCCCGCTGGCGGTCTGGGCCAGTCCCTGACCGCTCCGGGCCAGGCGCTCGGTCGCCGCAAGGAGGCAGTCGCCCGCGTGCGGCTCGTCCCCGGCACCGGTCAGTGGAAGGTCAACGGGCGCACGCTCGAGGACTACTTCCCCAACAAGCTCCACCAGCAGCTGGTGCGCTCGCCGTTCACGCTGCTCGACATCGACGGCCGCTTCGACGTCATCGCCCGTATCCACGGCGGTGGCACCTCCGGCCAGGCCGGTGCGCTGCGCATGGGCATCTCCCGCGCGCTGAACGAGATCGACCGCGACTCCAACCGCCCGGCGCTGAAGAAGGCCGGCTTCCTCACGCGTGACGACCGTTCGGTCGAGCGCAAGAAGGCTGGTCTCAAGAAGGCCCGTAAGGCCCCGCAGTACTCGAAGCGCTGA
- the rplM gene encoding 50S ribosomal protein L13 yields MRTYTPKPGDVTKNWYVIDATDVVLGRLATQVATLLRGKHKPTFAPHVDNGDFVIVINADKIALTGSKREKKLAYRHSGFPGGLKATTYAELLEKKPERAVEKAVRGMIPKTTLGRAQLSKLKVYRGAEHPHSAQKPQTFEITQVAQ; encoded by the coding sequence GTGCGCACGTACACACCGAAGCCCGGCGACGTCACGAAGAACTGGTACGTCATTGACGCTACCGACGTCGTCCTCGGCCGACTGGCGACCCAGGTCGCCACCCTGCTCCGTGGGAAGCACAAGCCGACCTTCGCCCCGCACGTGGACAACGGCGACTTCGTCATCGTGATCAACGCTGACAAGATCGCCCTGACCGGTAGCAAGCGTGAGAAGAAGCTTGCGTACCGCCACTCCGGTTTCCCGGGCGGGCTGAAGGCCACCACCTACGCCGAGCTCCTCGAGAAGAAGCCGGAGCGCGCCGTGGAGAAGGCCGTTCGCGGCATGATCCCGAAGACGACCCTCGGCCGCGCCCAGCTCAGCAAGCTGAAGGTCTACCGCGGTGCGGAGCACCCGCACAGCGCGCAGAAGCCGCAGACCTTCGAGATCACCCAGGTAGCCCAGTAG
- a CDS encoding ABC-F family ATP-binding cassette domain-containing protein translates to MAHLDLAGIGYDLPDGRGLLADVSLRAGEGDRVALIGPNGAGKTTLVRIATGQLEPHRGTVSRSGTLAVMDQLVGRTADDRTVRDLLVAHAPDRLREVAHRLEAAELAMMTDDDEPAQLAYAQALADWAEVDGYAAEAEWDEITMEVLAQPFDRAQWRAVRTLSGGEAKRLALTALLRGPAGLLVLDEPDNSLDVPTKRWLEDQLRATTKGVLFVSHDRELLARTATHVAALEPGPAGATSWVHGGSFATFPAARAERMSRLEELRRRWDEEHAKLRQLVVMYRQKAAYNSDMAARLQAARTRLARFEAAGPPEVVVAAQHVTMRLRGGRTGKRAIVCTALELPGLTTPFDLEVWFGERVAVLGANGTGKSHLLRLLARGGSDPGPEHLPADGQPVADVPHTGEARLGARVRPGWFAQGQLRADLTGRTLLEVLHRGAGTRAGMGREQAGRALDRYELAHAAEQRVETLSGGQQARFQILLLELSGATLLLLDEPTDNLDLHSAEALEAGLDAFEGTVVAVTHDRWFTRGFDRFLQVRADGTVVETSEPVWEDDGVRRR, encoded by the coding sequence GTGGCACACCTGGACCTGGCCGGCATCGGCTACGACCTGCCGGACGGTCGCGGACTCCTCGCCGACGTCTCGCTCCGCGCGGGTGAGGGCGACCGGGTGGCGCTGATCGGCCCGAACGGCGCCGGCAAGACCACCCTCGTGCGCATCGCCACCGGTCAGCTGGAGCCCCACCGCGGCACCGTCAGCCGCAGCGGCACGCTCGCCGTCATGGACCAGCTCGTCGGTCGCACGGCCGACGACCGCACCGTGCGTGACCTCCTCGTCGCCCACGCGCCCGACCGGCTGCGTGAGGTGGCCCACCGGCTCGAGGCCGCGGAGCTGGCGATGATGACCGACGACGACGAGCCCGCCCAGCTCGCGTACGCCCAGGCGCTGGCCGACTGGGCCGAGGTGGACGGCTACGCCGCCGAGGCCGAGTGGGACGAGATCACCATGGAGGTGCTCGCCCAGCCGTTCGACCGCGCTCAATGGCGCGCGGTGCGCACCCTCTCCGGCGGCGAGGCCAAGCGGCTGGCGCTCACGGCCCTGCTGCGCGGCCCCGCCGGGCTGCTTGTCCTGGACGAACCGGACAACTCCCTCGACGTGCCCACCAAGCGCTGGCTCGAGGACCAGCTGCGCGCCACCACCAAGGGCGTCCTCTTCGTCAGCCACGACCGCGAGCTCCTCGCCCGCACGGCCACGCACGTCGCCGCCCTCGAGCCCGGCCCCGCCGGCGCCACGTCCTGGGTGCACGGCGGCTCCTTCGCCACGTTCCCCGCCGCGCGGGCCGAGCGGATGAGCCGGCTGGAGGAGCTGCGGCGCCGCTGGGACGAGGAGCACGCCAAGCTGCGCCAGCTGGTGGTCATGTACCGGCAGAAGGCGGCCTACAACTCCGACATGGCCGCCCGGCTGCAGGCGGCCCGCACCCGCCTCGCCCGCTTCGAGGCGGCGGGCCCACCGGAGGTGGTCGTCGCCGCCCAGCACGTCACCATGCGCCTGCGCGGCGGACGCACCGGCAAACGGGCGATCGTCTGCACCGCTCTCGAGCTGCCCGGGCTGACCACGCCGTTCGACCTGGAGGTGTGGTTCGGCGAGCGCGTGGCCGTGCTCGGTGCGAACGGCACGGGCAAGTCGCACCTGCTCAGGCTGCTCGCGCGGGGCGGCTCGGACCCCGGGCCGGAACACCTTCCCGCCGACGGTCAGCCCGTCGCGGACGTCCCGCACACCGGCGAGGCCCGGCTCGGGGCGCGTGTGCGGCCCGGGTGGTTCGCTCAGGGGCAGCTGCGCGCGGACCTCACCGGCCGGACCCTGCTCGAGGTGCTCCACCGCGGTGCGGGGACGCGGGCCGGCATGGGGCGCGAGCAGGCCGGCCGCGCGCTGGACCGCTACGAGCTCGCCCACGCCGCCGAACAGCGGGTGGAGACTCTCTCCGGCGGGCAGCAGGCGAGGTTCCAGATCCTTTTGCTCGAGCTCTCCGGGGCGACGCTCCTCCTGCTCGACGAGCCCACCGACAACCTCGACCTGCACTCAGCCGAGGCCCTCGAGGCGGGCCTGGACGCGTTCGAGGGCACCGTGGTGGCGGTCACCCACGACCGGTGGTTCACCCGTGGCTTCGATCGCTTCCTCCAGGTCCGCGCGGACGGCACGGTCGTGGAGACCTCGGAGCCGGTGTGGGAGGACGACGGCGTCCGCCGTCGTTGA
- the fdhD gene encoding formate dehydrogenase accessory sulfurtransferase FdhD codes for MRATKRRPVVRLDADGGRRARADTLAGEEPLEIRVAGVPYSITMRTPGADFDLVAGFLVSEGLVWHAGQIVSIAYGAGVEPDGSRSYNLVEVRLAAGVAPPDPSLSRHVYTSSSCGICGTASIEAVTRASRFPPDGDGLRIRLPELLALTERLRQGQQVFDSTGGVHAAGLFAVTADGRADLACLREDVGRHNAVDKTVGWALREGSLPLSGTVLQVSGRASFELVQKAYMAGIPALAAVSAPSALAVELAAECGITLVGFSRGASVNVYAGEHRILT; via the coding sequence GTGCGAGCAACCAAGCGACGCCCGGTGGTGCGGCTCGACGCCGACGGCGGTCGCCGCGCCCGCGCGGACACCCTCGCGGGCGAGGAGCCGCTCGAGATCCGCGTGGCCGGCGTGCCGTACAGCATCACCATGCGCACGCCCGGCGCAGACTTCGACCTGGTGGCCGGTTTCCTGGTCTCCGAGGGTCTGGTGTGGCACGCCGGGCAGATCGTGTCCATCGCGTACGGCGCCGGCGTGGAGCCCGACGGCTCCCGCAGCTACAACTTGGTCGAGGTGCGGCTGGCAGCCGGAGTCGCGCCGCCCGACCCCTCGTTGAGCCGACACGTCTACACCTCCAGCTCGTGCGGCATCTGCGGGACCGCCTCCATCGAGGCGGTGACGCGCGCCTCCCGCTTCCCGCCCGACGGGGACGGCCTGCGCATCAGGCTTCCGGAGCTCCTCGCGCTGACCGAGCGGCTGCGCCAGGGCCAGCAGGTCTTCGACAGCACGGGCGGCGTGCACGCGGCCGGCTTGTTCGCGGTCACCGCGGACGGGCGCGCGGACCTCGCGTGCCTGCGCGAGGACGTGGGTCGCCACAACGCCGTCGACAAGACGGTCGGCTGGGCACTGCGGGAGGGCAGCCTGCCGCTGAGCGGGACCGTCCTGCAGGTGTCCGGCCGGGCGTCCTTCGAGCTCGTGCAGAAGGCGTACATGGCCGGGATCCCCGCACTGGCTGCGGTGAGCGCACCATCCGCGCTCGCCGTCGAGCTCGCCGCGGAGTGCGGCATCACGCTGGTCGGGTTCAGCCGCGGCGCGAGCGTCAACGTCTACGCGGGCGAGCACCGGATCCTGACCTGA
- the truA gene encoding tRNA pseudouridine(38-40) synthase TruA, which translates to MSTPDTADLRVRLDLSYDGAAFAGWAAQPGLRTVQGTLEEALATVLRLPSVRLTVAGRTDAGVHARGQVAHVDVPARAWVAVPGRSDRTPGEALVVRLAGVLGRGGSPRGASDIVVHRAVAAPTGFDARFAAVWRRYAYRIADDVACRDPLRRHDVVWHGRALDVAGMDAAAQHLLGEHDFAAYCKPREGATTIRTLLDLRWRRGPAGEPDAGLVVASVRADAFCHSMVRALVGACLAVGEGRRPVGWPAQVLATGLRDAAVTVAPAHGLTLEEVAYPADHELTARAVQARARRVLPAP; encoded by the coding sequence GTGAGCACCCCCGACACGGCCGATCTGCGGGTTCGCCTCGACCTGTCCTACGACGGCGCGGCGTTCGCCGGGTGGGCGGCGCAGCCTGGTTTGCGCACCGTGCAGGGGACGCTGGAGGAGGCGCTCGCCACGGTGCTGCGGCTGCCGTCGGTGCGGCTCACCGTGGCGGGCCGCACCGACGCGGGCGTCCACGCCCGGGGCCAGGTCGCGCACGTCGACGTCCCCGCGCGGGCGTGGGTAGCGGTCCCTGGTCGCAGCGACCGCACGCCTGGGGAGGCCCTCGTGGTCCGGCTCGCTGGTGTGCTGGGCCGCGGGGGGTCCCCGCGTGGGGCGAGCGACATCGTCGTGCACCGGGCGGTGGCGGCGCCGACGGGTTTCGACGCCCGGTTCGCCGCCGTCTGGCGGCGCTACGCCTACCGCATCGCCGACGACGTCGCGTGCCGGGATCCGTTGCGTCGCCATGATGTGGTGTGGCACGGCCGGGCGCTCGACGTCGCCGGCATGGACGCGGCGGCCCAGCACCTGCTCGGCGAGCACGACTTCGCCGCCTACTGCAAGCCTCGTGAGGGCGCGACGACGATTCGGACCCTGCTCGACCTGCGGTGGCGGAGGGGGCCCGCCGGCGAGCCGGACGCCGGTCTGGTCGTCGCCTCCGTGCGCGCCGACGCGTTCTGCCACTCCATGGTCCGTGCGCTCGTCGGGGCGTGCCTGGCGGTAGGCGAGGGACGCCGCCCGGTGGGGTGGCCCGCACAGGTGCTCGCCACCGGCCTGCGCGACGCCGCCGTGACGGTGGCGCCGGCGCACGGACTCACGCTCGAGGAGGTCGCATACCCGGCCGATCACGAGCTCACGGCCCGGGCGGTTCAGGCCCGCGCCCGGCGCGTGCTGCCTGCGCCCTGA
- the fdhA gene encoding formaldehyde dehydrogenase, glutathione-independent: MGGNKAISYAGTGKVEVIDTDYPTFELKDGPGVNPANIGRKVDHGVILKTVATNICGSDQHMVRGRTTAPTGLVLGHEITGEVVECGPGVEFIKEGDIVSVPFNISCGRCRNCKERKTGICLNVNPDRPGSAYGYVDMGGWVGGQAQYVLVPYADWNLLKFPDKDQAMEKILDLTMLSDIFPTGYHGAYTAGVTTGSTVYIAGAGPVGLAAATAAQLLGAAVVIVGDLNEERLAQARSFGCETVDVSKGDPKEQLEQILRVPEVDCAVDAVGFEARGHGKDAATEQPATVLNSLMDLTAAGGAMGIPGLYVTGDPGGVDEAAQHGDLSIRLGLGWSKSLGFTTGQCPVMKYHRGLMMAILHDKVQIAKNVNATAIPLEEAPQGYADFDKGAAKKYVLNPNDMIKVA; this comes from the coding sequence GTGGGTGGAAACAAGGCAATCAGCTACGCAGGGACCGGCAAGGTCGAGGTGATCGACACCGATTACCCCACGTTCGAGCTCAAGGACGGGCCGGGGGTCAACCCGGCCAACATCGGCCGCAAGGTCGACCACGGGGTGATCCTCAAGACGGTCGCCACGAACATCTGCGGCTCGGACCAGCACATGGTCCGCGGCCGCACGACGGCGCCCACGGGGCTCGTCCTGGGGCACGAGATCACCGGCGAGGTGGTCGAGTGCGGCCCCGGCGTCGAGTTCATCAAGGAGGGGGACATCGTCTCGGTGCCCTTCAACATCTCCTGCGGCCGCTGCCGCAACTGTAAGGAGCGCAAGACCGGCATCTGCCTGAACGTCAACCCCGACCGGCCCGGCTCGGCCTACGGGTATGTGGACATGGGCGGCTGGGTCGGGGGGCAGGCACAGTACGTGCTGGTGCCCTACGCCGACTGGAACCTGCTGAAGTTCCCCGACAAGGACCAGGCCATGGAGAAGATCCTGGACCTGACCATGCTCTCCGACATCTTCCCGACCGGGTACCACGGCGCCTACACCGCCGGGGTGACCACGGGGTCGACGGTCTACATCGCCGGTGCCGGCCCGGTGGGGCTCGCTGCCGCCACCGCTGCGCAGCTGCTCGGCGCGGCCGTGGTGATCGTGGGCGACCTCAATGAGGAGCGTCTGGCGCAGGCCCGCAGCTTCGGCTGCGAGACGGTCGACGTGTCCAAGGGCGACCCGAAGGAACAGCTCGAGCAGATCCTCCGCGTCCCGGAGGTGGACTGCGCCGTCGACGCGGTCGGCTTCGAGGCACGCGGCCACGGCAAGGATGCGGCGACCGAGCAGCCGGCGACGGTGCTCAACTCGCTCATGGACCTCACCGCAGCCGGCGGCGCGATGGGCATCCCAGGCCTGTACGTCACCGGTGACCCGGGCGGCGTGGACGAGGCCGCGCAGCACGGCGACCTCTCCATCCGGCTCGGCCTCGGTTGGTCGAAGTCCCTCGGCTTCACCACCGGCCAGTGCCCGGTGATGAAGTACCACCGCGGCCTGATGATGGCGATCCTGCACGACAAGGTCCAGATCGCTAAGAACGTCAACGCCACGGCGATCCCGCTGGAGGAGGCCCCGCAGGGCTACGCCGACTTCGACAAGGGCGCCGCGAAGAAGTACGTGCTCAACCCGAACGACATGATCAAGGTGGCCTGA
- the nrfD gene encoding NrfD/PsrC family molybdoenzyme membrane anchor subunit → MVPPAEFTSYYGRPIVKPSPWEIDIPAYMFAGGLAAGSSLLAAGADLTGRDALRRSGRLAALAGLSFSVVALVHDLGRPARFLNMLRVAKLTSPMSVGTWILSAYGPFAGVAAAAEVAAVLPARWRRGPVRLLMALGRPAGLVAAVTAPPVAAYTAVLLADTATPSWHEAYRELPFVFTASAAAAAGGLGMVTAPAAQAGPARRLALGGAIVEQLAEARMERSMGITAEPLHQGLAGRLMRAARVLTVGGALGSLVAGRSRVAAVISGAALVAGSACTRVGVFEAGQQSAKDPRYTVVPQRERLERGERVRYEGPN, encoded by the coding sequence ATGGTGCCGCCCGCCGAGTTCACGTCCTACTACGGGCGGCCGATCGTCAAGCCCTCCCCGTGGGAGATCGACATCCCCGCCTACATGTTCGCCGGCGGGCTGGCGGCAGGCTCCTCGCTCCTCGCCGCCGGCGCCGACCTCACCGGCAGAGACGCGCTGCGCCGGTCGGGCCGGCTCGCGGCGCTCGCGGGCCTGAGCTTCAGCGTCGTGGCCCTCGTCCACGACCTCGGACGGCCCGCCCGCTTCCTCAACATGCTGCGCGTCGCGAAGCTGACCTCACCGATGTCGGTGGGCACGTGGATCCTCTCCGCCTATGGGCCGTTCGCCGGGGTCGCCGCCGCGGCGGAGGTCGCCGCCGTGCTCCCGGCCCGCTGGCGTCGTGGGCCGGTGCGGCTGCTGATGGCCCTGGGTCGCCCGGCCGGCCTGGTCGCGGCGGTGACGGCGCCGCCTGTCGCCGCGTACACGGCCGTCCTGCTGGCGGACACGGCGACGCCGTCCTGGCACGAGGCCTACCGGGAGCTGCCGTTCGTCTTCACCGCCTCCGCGGCCGCGGCGGCCGGTGGGCTGGGCATGGTGACCGCCCCCGCGGCCCAGGCGGGACCCGCGCGTCGCCTGGCGCTCGGCGGCGCGATCGTCGAGCAGCTGGCCGAGGCCCGCATGGAACGGTCGATGGGCATCACGGCCGAGCCGTTGCACCAGGGCCTCGCGGGCCGGCTGATGCGCGCCGCCCGGGTGCTCACCGTGGGCGGGGCGCTCGGTTCGCTGGTGGCGGGTCGCAGCCGCGTGGCGGCGGTCATCTCCGGGGCCGCGCTGGTCGCGGGCTCCGCGTGCACGCGCGTGGGCGTGTTCGAGGCCGGGCAGCAGTCGGCGAAGGACCCCCGTTACACCGTGGTGCCGCAGCGAGAGCGCCTGGAGCGCGGTGAGCGCGTGCGGTACGAAGGACCAAACTGA
- a CDS encoding 4Fe-4S dicluster domain-containing protein — MARNSLFGPIDPAREAGYSDPPSRMGFFTDTSVCIGCKACEVACKEWNLVPDEGYDLLGMSFDNTGALGANTWRHVAFVEQPAGARSGGNRATVDLGMPSVRPPGGPGSDVGAPDGGRAEVGSSDGERPDFRWLMSSDVCKHCTHAACLDVCPTGSLFRTEFGTVVVQPDICNGCGYCVPACPYGVIERRKGPEGARNVGVAQKCTLCYDRLGAGMEPACAKACPTDSIQFGDVDELRERARARAETLRGAGVSEARLYGDDPNDGVGGAGAFFLLLDEPEVYGLPPDPVVTTRDLPHMFNRATTAAVALFLGAAAVFLGKR, encoded by the coding sequence ATGGCTAGGAACAGCCTGTTCGGTCCGATCGACCCGGCGCGCGAGGCGGGTTACTCGGACCCGCCGTCGCGCATGGGCTTCTTCACCGACACCAGCGTGTGCATCGGGTGCAAGGCCTGCGAGGTGGCCTGCAAGGAGTGGAATCTCGTCCCCGACGAGGGCTACGACCTGCTTGGCATGTCCTTCGACAACACCGGCGCGCTCGGCGCGAACACCTGGCGGCACGTGGCGTTCGTCGAGCAGCCCGCCGGGGCCCGGTCCGGCGGGAACCGGGCGACGGTGGACCTCGGCATGCCGTCAGTGAGGCCGCCCGGCGGGCCAGGCTCCGACGTCGGCGCGCCCGACGGCGGGAGGGCTGAGGTCGGCTCGTCCGACGGCGAGCGGCCCGACTTCCGGTGGCTGATGTCCTCGGACGTGTGCAAGCACTGCACGCACGCCGCCTGCCTGGACGTGTGCCCCACCGGGTCGCTCTTCCGCACCGAGTTCGGCACCGTCGTCGTCCAGCCCGACATCTGTAACGGGTGTGGCTACTGCGTGCCCGCCTGCCCGTACGGCGTGATCGAGCGGCGCAAGGGCCCGGAGGGGGCACGCAACGTCGGGGTCGCCCAGAAGTGCACCCTCTGCTACGACCGGCTCGGTGCCGGGATGGAGCCGGCCTGCGCCAAGGCGTGCCCCACCGACTCCATCCAGTTCGGTGACGTCGACGAGCTGCGTGAGCGGGCCCGCGCGCGCGCGGAGACGCTGCGCGGTGCCGGGGTGAGCGAGGCCCGCCTCTACGGCGACGACCCGAACGACGGCGTGGGCGGCGCCGGCGCGTTCTTCCTGCTCCTCGATGAGCCCGAGGTCTACGGCCTGCCGCCGGATCCGGTCGTCACCACCCGCGATCTGCCACACATGTTCAACCGCGCCACCACGGCGGCTGTCGCGCTCTTCCTCGGTGCGGCCGCGGTGTTCCTGGGGAAGCGTTGA